CCATGACACCGAACTGGTTCGGATAGGTCGTGAACATGCTAGTAGCGAAGGGAACGAACGCGACCATAAGCAAGAAGAGCAGATTGAGCCACAACACTCCTCTATCGTGTTTTTCGAAGTGAACGAAGATTCGCCGGTGGAGTATCCAGTACATACCGATGACCAGAAAACTCAGGACGAAACCGAGGAACTCGTGCCACTGCTCGAACACGTGGTTCGGGAGGGACGACACCGGAACCCCTTCTGGAATAGCTGGAACCGTGATGTCCAGCACCAACAGCGTGATTGCGATGGCGATGACCCCGTCACTCAACGCCGGGAGTCTGTCCGTCTCCTCTGATTCTCTCCGAAACGGAACGGCCATAGATCCTCTGCGCTAGCAATACACAACCGCTTTGTGCCGCTTCCCAGTTTTCCGAGTGGTCCACTCACGGACTACTTCGACCGCCGCAAAAAACGAGGTGAGTCTGCCGACTTACTCGAAGGTGCCGACGACTTCGTCGTAGTTCTCCGCGACGTCGTCCCAGTCGATGACCTCGAAGAAGTTGCTCACGAAGTCACCACGGTCCGGGCCGTAGTCGTAGTAGTAGGAGTGCTCCCAGACGTCGAGCGCGAGGATGGGGTGACTGCCCCAGAGTGCGCCCTGGTCGTGCTTGTCTACCTTGACGTTGCGGAGTTGGCCTGCGACCGAGTCGTAAACGAGCAGTGCCCAGCCACCTGCGGCGCTCGCAGCGGCCTCGAACTCGCCCTTCCAGCCTTCGTAGGAACCGAAGTCCTCTTCGATGCGGGCGAGCAGGTCGCCTTCGGGTTCGCCGCCGCCGTTCGGGTCCATGTTCTCCCAGAACAGCGTGTGCAGGTAGTGACCACAGCCGTTGTGGGTCACGCCACCGAGCGCGCCCCCGGTGCTACCGAAGTCGCCGCTCTCGCGGTTCTCGGCCAGCGTCTCTTCCGCACCGGCAAGGCCGTTGACGTAGCCCTGATGGTGGGTGTCGTGATGCCACGTGAGCACCTGTTCGCTGATGTGCGGTTCGAGCGCGTCGTAGTCGTACGGAAGCGGTGGCAGTTCGGGGTTGGATTGCTCGGACATGTGTATCTCCTCCGGCGTAATTTTGTCACTTATCGGTGTTAAACCTTGAGAAGTCGTTTGGTAGCACGTATCTAGGTCGGGAATTTTCTCCGCGAAGAAGACGGCAGGACCCGAATCGAGTGCCTGGGCGCGTCGGCCGAAAGACGAAGAAATCGAATCGTTCGTCGCGTCGCTACCGAGTGTGTGCCGGAATCGTGTCGGCCTTCCGTGCGTTGTCGTACCGGTCGCTCACGTCGTCCCAGTTGACGATGTCCCAGAAGTTGTCCACGTAGTCGCCGCGGTTGTTCTCGTACTGTAAGTAGTACGCGTGCTCCCACACGTCGAGGACGAGCAGTGGCGTCGCACCCTGCGGATGCTGGTTCTGGTGGTTCTCCGCCGCGACGACGAGTGGTTCGTCGCTGATGTGGTCGTAGACCAGCATCCCCCATCCGGAGCCTTCGACGTTCTTCGCGGCCGCCGAGAAGTCGGCTTTGAACTGGTCGAAACTCCCGAAGTGGTCGTCGATAGCGTCCGACAGCGGGCCATCCGGTTGTCCACCGCCGTTCGGGTCCATGTTCTGCCAGAAGACGGTGTGGTTGACGTGGCCCGAGAGGTTGAACGCGAGGCTTCGCTTGACCGCGCGCGTGTCGCCCCACTCGTCGGAGTCTCGCATGCTCTCTAACTTGTCGAGAGCGGCGTTCGCGCCGTCTACGTAGCCCTGATGGTGCTTGTCGTGGTGCAGTTCCATGATGCGCTCGTCGATGACCGGTTCGAGCGCGTCATTGTCGTACGGTAGGTCCGGTAGTGTGTAGGTCGCCATTGGTCTCCCCCGATGCTCGCACGACGGGGGCGTTGTTAAACGATGTGCAAGCCCTCGAAACCCCGATATGCGGCTTTTCGGACACTCGACTTCGCGTCCAAATCGGACGCTCGGAGCGCCATCAGAGCGAACACTCTCGGGGGTCGCCAGCACGCGCAAGGAATCCCAGGAGTAGGACGATACCACCCACTCGTAGTAAGTCGCCGTGGAACGGGAGCGCCGCCAGCGCGCCAGCGAACCCGAGGAACCCGAGCAGGCCCGCGCCACAACTCGCACAGCCAGAGGCCACCATGCCGGGAAGGACGCCGAACAGGTCCGACCCGCTGGAGACACCCGTCGTCCTGATCTGCCCAGCGGTGTGGACGACAGCGATACCGGTCAACAGCGCGTACAGCA
The sequence above is a segment of the Halorussus halophilus genome. Coding sequences within it:
- the sod gene encoding superoxide dismutase — protein: MSEQSNPELPPLPYDYDALEPHISEQVLTWHHDTHHQGYVNGLAGAEETLAENRESGDFGSTGGALGGVTHNGCGHYLHTLFWENMDPNGGGEPEGDLLARIEEDFGSYEGWKGEFEAAASAAGGWALLVYDSVAGQLRNVKVDKHDQGALWGSHPILALDVWEHSYYYDYGPDRGDFVSNFFEVIDWDDVAENYDEVVGTFE
- a CDS encoding TMEM175 family protein, which encodes MAVPFRRESEETDRLPALSDGVIAIAITLLVLDITVPAIPEGVPVSSLPNHVFEQWHEFLGFVLSFLVIGMYWILHRRIFVHFEKHDRGVLWLNLLFLLMVAFVPFATSMFTTYPNQFGVMVYSGVLALTGFTLFVLWLYASWKNLVEEGLASRTVRIQSARFLSSPLVFVLSIVVAVFDFELAILTWLLLIPVNALLQSRLVRSVEESLQDSESGAR
- a CDS encoding superoxide dismutase, whose amino-acid sequence is MATYTLPDLPYDNDALEPVIDERIMELHHDKHHQGYVDGANAALDKLESMRDSDEWGDTRAVKRSLAFNLSGHVNHTVFWQNMDPNGGGQPDGPLSDAIDDHFGSFDQFKADFSAAAKNVEGSGWGMLVYDHISDEPLVVAAENHQNQHPQGATPLLVLDVWEHAYYLQYENNRGDYVDNFWDIVNWDDVSDRYDNARKADTIPAHTR